From Vibrio aerogenes, a single genomic window includes:
- a CDS encoding response regulator: MIELLIADDDQQNAEIQRRFVERVDGFETRGVAHSLDELHDLMDVFQPDLVLLDNHFPTGTGIELLKSWRAQDIRTDIIMITASTEVSTLKSAMACGVFDYILKPLVFERLKRALEGYSAHHDKLQQMTALMQSDVDGLFHPASGSAQTSVSRLPKGIDGLTLDKIRQVLTSWDHQITAEALGQRIGASRTTARRYLEHLVSTGEVHAEVSYGSVGRPERQYLRKLNGA, from the coding sequence ATGATTGAATTACTTATCGCAGATGATGATCAACAAAATGCGGAGATTCAGCGACGCTTTGTCGAGCGTGTCGATGGTTTTGAAACCCGTGGCGTGGCCCACAGTCTGGATGAATTACACGATTTAATGGACGTGTTTCAGCCGGATCTGGTTTTGCTGGACAATCACTTTCCGACAGGGACCGGGATAGAACTGCTGAAGTCCTGGCGGGCGCAGGATATCCGTACCGACATCATTATGATTACGGCGTCAACGGAAGTCAGTACCCTGAAGTCCGCGATGGCCTGTGGGGTGTTTGACTATATTCTCAAACCACTGGTATTTGAGCGGTTAAAACGAGCGCTGGAAGGTTATTCGGCTCACCATGACAAGCTGCAACAGATGACGGCTCTGATGCAAAGTGATGTCGATGGACTATTTCATCCGGCAAGCGGAAGCGCGCAGACCTCAGTGTCCCGTTTGCCGAAAGGCATTGACGGGTTGACGCTGGATAAAATCAGACAGGTGCTCACCTCGTGGGATCATCAGATTACGGCTGAAGCGCTGGGGCAGCGGATTGGTGCCAGCCGGACCACAGCAAGACGGTATCTGGAGCATCTGGTGTCGACCGGTGAAGTGCATGCAGAAGTCTCTTACGGCAGTGTCGGTCGACCCGAGCGTCAATACTTACGCAAGTTAAATGGGGCGTAA
- a CDS encoding ATP-binding protein, which produces MVSFFRALPRHFSLRQLRFKTRMIMILGAITLIQTVGLGYFALHYLDQALNEQMGRQAVQLAQTIAHMPLIREAVAGGEPDQLQPFSLELADVAKVSFVVIGDQHGIRLAHPNAAKVGHPMWDDDGETDDLVLQQGQPSVSRVEGSLGLSVRGKAPVKNVQGQVTGIVSVGYLLDTVHQTVQTYQSSMFVAIGLFFIFSVLTALGFSHHFKKAIFHLEPEQIGRMFHEQKIILETMREGIVAVNQKGEVSLINSAALRALQLDENVSYQGRHILDVIPHSEMLDVLQSGEPHYDEEIWLADHHLIVNRIPLRQNGQVMGVVSSFRLKNEVDLVSRKLTRIRQYAETLRSQSHEYNNKLNTIAGLIQIQSYDKALALIGHETQLHQSFIHQVMALTDDKMLAGCLLGKFNRARELGLRLVIDPDSQCHDIPAAIPRGQLISIVSNLIDNAFEATFHHRGEQGEVRLSMTDLGHELILEVEDEGPGISDSQQQRIFDHGYTTKHQPGHGIGLHLVKTLVTRFQGLITIESPVGDGQGSRFTVYLPKDGDESTCHDFAEKPLSGNPRQQNTSRENPHD; this is translated from the coding sequence ATGGTTTCGTTTTTTCGCGCCTTACCCCGCCATTTTTCTCTGCGTCAGCTCAGATTTAAAACCCGGATGATTATGATTCTCGGGGCGATTACTCTGATTCAGACGGTGGGACTTGGCTATTTTGCCCTGCATTATCTGGATCAGGCGCTTAATGAGCAGATGGGGCGTCAGGCGGTTCAGCTGGCGCAGACGATTGCGCATATGCCGCTGATTCGTGAGGCCGTTGCCGGAGGTGAACCAGACCAGTTGCAGCCGTTCAGCCTTGAACTGGCAGACGTTGCGAAGGTGAGTTTTGTGGTGATTGGGGACCAGCATGGGATTCGTTTAGCGCACCCGAACGCGGCCAAAGTCGGCCATCCAATGTGGGATGATGATGGTGAGACCGATGATCTGGTGTTGCAGCAGGGACAGCCGTCGGTTTCAAGGGTTGAAGGGAGCCTCGGTTTATCTGTACGCGGCAAAGCACCGGTGAAAAATGTACAGGGACAGGTGACCGGTATTGTTTCGGTTGGCTATTTACTCGATACCGTTCATCAGACTGTACAAACCTATCAGAGCAGCATGTTTGTGGCCATCGGGCTGTTTTTTATTTTCAGTGTGCTGACAGCACTTGGTTTCAGCCATCATTTCAAAAAAGCGATTTTTCATCTCGAACCCGAGCAAATTGGCCGGATGTTTCATGAGCAGAAAATCATTCTTGAAACCATGCGGGAAGGCATCGTTGCCGTGAATCAAAAAGGGGAAGTCTCGTTGATTAATTCTGCGGCTTTGCGGGCATTGCAGCTGGATGAAAATGTCAGTTATCAGGGCCGGCATATTCTGGATGTGATCCCGCACAGTGAGATGCTGGATGTGCTGCAATCCGGAGAGCCGCATTATGATGAAGAGATCTGGCTGGCCGATCATCACCTGATAGTCAACCGGATTCCGCTCCGCCAAAACGGGCAGGTCATGGGGGTGGTTTCCAGCTTTCGCCTGAAGAATGAAGTGGATTTGGTCAGCCGCAAGCTGACCCGGATCCGCCAGTACGCCGAAACGCTGAGAAGCCAGTCGCACGAATATAACAATAAGCTCAATACCATTGCCGGATTAATTCAGATTCAGTCTTACGACAAGGCATTAGCGCTGATTGGTCATGAAACCCAGCTGCACCAGAGTTTTATTCATCAGGTCATGGCACTGACGGATGACAAAATGCTGGCGGGCTGTCTGTTAGGAAAATTTAACCGGGCACGGGAACTGGGCCTGCGGCTGGTGATAGACCCGGACAGCCAGTGCCATGATATTCCGGCTGCGATTCCCCGTGGTCAGCTCATCAGTATTGTCAGTAATCTTATCGATAATGCTTTCGAAGCCACATTTCATCACCGGGGAGAGCAGGGAGAGGTGCGACTCAGTATGACAGATTTAGGGCACGAACTGATTCTGGAAGTGGAAGATGAAGGGCCGGGCATCAGTGATTCGCAGCAGCAACGTATTTTTGACCATGGTTACACCACGAAACATCAGCCCGGCCACGGGATTGGCCTGCATCTGGTGAAAACACTGGTCACCCGTTTTCAGGGACTGATTACGATTGAGTCTCCGGTCGGGGACGGCCAGGGCAGCCGGTTTACGGTTTATTTACCTAAAGACGGCGATGAATCAACCTGTCACGATTTTGCAGAAAAACCGTTATCCGGGAATCCCCGGCAACAGAATACATCCAGGGAGAACCCTCATGATTGA
- a CDS encoding tripartite tricarboxylate transporter substrate binding protein encodes MLNQLRRKTRAVMYTAALCCGAMSAAHAATHTIDDVHFLIPGGAGGGWDSTARGLGEALMKSKIAHTVSFENMSGGGGGKAIAHLIKAGKQAEDTLMINSTPIIIRALSKVFPQSFHDLTPVAAVVGDYAAFVVSKNSPYQNFQQVVEAYLKNPRSVTIGGGSAKGSMDHLVAAMAFQAAGGDPRRVKYIPYDAGGKAMAALLSGETQVLSTGLSEAINLAQAGEVRILAMTGDTRSAVASEVPTLKELGYDATFVNWRGVFGPPGLSDAQVKHYDDALAAMFQTPEWKTVRDRYGWVDLYKPGPEFLAFLNEQETQIGQLMKTLGFLR; translated from the coding sequence ATGTTGAATCAACTCCGGAGAAAGACCCGTGCCGTGATGTATACGGCCGCTTTATGCTGTGGTGCAATGTCTGCTGCGCATGCCGCGACACACACCATTGATGATGTTCACTTTCTGATCCCGGGCGGCGCTGGCGGCGGATGGGACAGCACCGCGCGCGGGCTGGGTGAAGCCCTGATGAAATCGAAGATTGCCCACACCGTCTCTTTCGAAAATATGTCCGGTGGTGGCGGTGGTAAAGCCATTGCGCACCTGATCAAAGCCGGTAAGCAGGCAGAAGATACCCTGATGATCAACTCAACACCGATCATTATCCGCGCGTTATCCAAAGTTTTTCCGCAATCTTTTCATGATTTAACCCCGGTTGCTGCGGTTGTCGGTGATTACGCTGCATTTGTTGTTTCTAAAAATTCACCCTATCAAAACTTTCAGCAAGTTGTGGAAGCCTACCTGAAAAACCCCCGTTCGGTGACGATTGGCGGCGGTTCTGCCAAAGGCAGCATGGACCATCTGGTGGCGGCAATGGCATTTCAGGCGGCTGGCGGCGATCCGCGCCGGGTGAAGTACATTCCGTATGATGCCGGTGGTAAAGCGATGGCGGCCCTGCTGTCCGGAGAAACGCAGGTGCTCTCAACCGGCCTCAGCGAAGCAATCAATCTGGCTCAGGCAGGCGAAGTCCGCATTCTGGCGATGACCGGTGACACGCGTTCAGCCGTCGCTTCAGAGGTACCAACACTGAAAGAACTCGGTTACGACGCCACTTTTGTCAACTGGCGGGGTGTTTTTGGTCCGCCGGGACTCAGTGACGCTCAGGTGAAACATTATGATGATGCCCTTGCAGCGATGTTTCAAACCCCGGAATGGAAAACCGTCCGTGATCGTTATGGCTGGGTAGACCTGTACAAACCCGGCCCGGAATTTCTGGCGTTCCTCAATGAGCAGGAAACTCAGATTGGTCAGCTGATGAAAACACTGGGCTTCCTGCGTTAA
- a CDS encoding tripartite tricarboxylate transporter TctB family protein, giving the protein MTITKDHAGGLLFLCFSLLYGYYTREIALFPGDEFEPFTARSMPTVLAGLGIVLSFLQLITVKRQPQSGQNPWAGIQYTQAVQLLVLMLVFSLALPWVGFLIATIGFLIAGYRILGERRPRILLIASVPFALGFWVLLTQLLDIYLAPGWLAEQFMGGV; this is encoded by the coding sequence ATGACAATCACAAAAGATCATGCAGGCGGACTGTTGTTTCTCTGCTTTTCCCTGTTATACGGATACTACACCCGTGAAATTGCGCTTTTTCCCGGCGATGAATTCGAACCTTTTACCGCACGTTCAATGCCGACGGTGCTTGCCGGACTCGGCATCGTGCTCTCTTTCTTACAACTCATCACGGTGAAGCGTCAGCCTCAGTCCGGTCAGAATCCATGGGCAGGTATTCAGTACACCCAGGCGGTACAGTTACTGGTCCTGATGCTGGTCTTTTCACTGGCACTGCCCTGGGTTGGTTTCCTGATTGCCACCATTGGTTTTCTGATCGCCGGTTACCGGATACTGGGCGAACGTCGTCCCCGGATATTACTGATCGCGTCTGTCCCCTTTGCACTCGGCTTCTGGGTCCTGCTGACTCAGCTGCTGGATATTTATCTTGCACCGGGATGGCTGGCTGAACAATTCATGGGAGGTGTGTGA